In Arthrobacter sp. SLBN-83, one DNA window encodes the following:
- a CDS encoding glycosyltransferase family 4 protein, with amino-acid sequence MKIVIDARFTRTDHHDGISRYGASLIAATAKIADVSMLVSDVRQLALLPDVPYTLISSPLSPRELFVARTVNRIGADVVVCPMQTMGTWGRKYGLILTLHDLIYYEHPTPPGFLPGPVRLLWRLYHKAFWPQRLLLNRADIVATISRTTEALMAKYRLTRRPVRIIANAPQPAQEQRDPGDGADRTIIYMGSFMPYKNVDTMVAGMAGLPGYTLHLLSRITPQRRAELERLIPPGASVVFHNGVTDAEYDALLRRATALVSLSRAEGYGLPLVEAMALGTPVIASDIPIFREVGADAALYVDPESPEQFADAVARLQDDAHWQDMSRRSIARAREFSWDESARQLVDAAHEVMAKRRRS; translated from the coding sequence GTGAAGATTGTCATCGATGCACGTTTCACCCGCACCGACCACCACGACGGCATCAGCCGCTACGGAGCAAGCCTGATTGCTGCCACGGCGAAGATCGCCGACGTGTCCATGCTGGTCTCCGACGTCCGGCAGCTGGCCCTCCTGCCGGACGTTCCGTACACGCTCATCAGCAGCCCACTCTCCCCCCGCGAGCTGTTCGTGGCCCGGACGGTCAACCGCATTGGGGCGGACGTGGTGGTGTGCCCCATGCAGACCATGGGCACCTGGGGCCGCAAGTACGGCCTCATCCTCACCCTGCACGACCTCATTTACTACGAGCACCCCACTCCCCCGGGCTTCCTGCCCGGCCCCGTCCGGTTGCTTTGGCGGCTGTACCACAAGGCGTTCTGGCCGCAGCGCCTGCTCCTCAACCGCGCCGATATCGTGGCCACCATCAGCCGCACCACCGAGGCCCTGATGGCCAAATACCGGCTGACGCGCCGGCCCGTGCGCATCATCGCCAATGCCCCGCAGCCGGCACAGGAACAGCGCGACCCGGGCGATGGTGCGGACAGGACGATCATCTACATGGGCTCGTTCATGCCATACAAGAATGTGGACACCATGGTGGCGGGCATGGCCGGACTGCCCGGCTACACCCTGCACCTGCTCAGCCGCATAACGCCCCAGCGGCGTGCCGAGCTGGAACGCCTCATCCCGCCGGGCGCCTCCGTGGTGTTCCACAACGGTGTGACGGATGCGGAGTATGACGCGCTGCTGCGGCGGGCCACCGCGCTGGTGAGCCTCTCCAGGGCCGAGGGGTATGGACTTCCCCTGGTCGAGGCCATGGCTCTGGGCACCCCAGTGATCGCCAGCGACATTCCCATCTTCCGGGAAGTGGGAGCGGACGCTGCCCTCTACGTGGACCCGGAGTCCCCGGAGCAGTTCGCCGACGCGGTGGCACGACTGCAGGATGACGCGCACTGGCAGGACATGTCCCGGCGATCCATTGCGCGGGCACGCGAATTCAGCTGGGACGAATCGGCACGCCAGCTGGTGGACGCGGCCCACGAGGTCATGGCGAAAAGGCGCCGGAGCTAA
- a CDS encoding alpha/beta fold hydrolase, translating into MDTVNPETSPAPEYLSPGLPARTSASSVTLDGGTVAFWTYEPLEETPDTRTILVVHGFRGDHHGLLRVADQLPDMRIIMPDLPGFGSSEAFARDPHSVERYGQFITDFMTSQGLGPDTVLLGHSFGSMVAAHFVANNPDAVNPLILINPIAAPALEGPKGVMTRLAVFYYRLAARLPRKPGLALLRNPLIVRVMSETMAKTRDRDLRAFIHGQHHAYFSSFADRDSLLESFTASVSNHVAEVAERLDLPVLLIAGEKDEIATLPNQHRLLALLPDGQLKVIPGVGHLIHYETPEPAARYIRSFLKDHPA; encoded by the coding sequence ATGGATACAGTGAACCCGGAAACTTCCCCAGCGCCCGAGTACCTGAGCCCCGGCCTTCCCGCCCGAACGTCCGCCTCCAGTGTGACCCTCGACGGCGGAACAGTAGCCTTCTGGACCTACGAGCCCTTGGAAGAGACGCCGGATACGCGGACCATCCTGGTGGTCCACGGCTTCCGCGGCGACCACCACGGGCTCCTGCGCGTCGCGGACCAGCTCCCGGACATGCGCATCATCATGCCGGACCTGCCAGGCTTTGGCAGCTCAGAGGCGTTCGCCCGGGACCCTCACTCCGTGGAGCGTTACGGGCAGTTCATCACCGATTTCATGACGTCCCAGGGCCTGGGACCGGACACGGTGCTGCTGGGACATTCCTTCGGCTCGATGGTGGCGGCACACTTCGTAGCCAACAACCCGGATGCCGTAAACCCCCTGATCCTGATCAACCCCATCGCCGCCCCGGCCCTGGAAGGACCCAAAGGCGTGATGACCCGGCTGGCTGTGTTCTACTACCGGCTGGCGGCACGCCTCCCCCGGAAGCCCGGGCTTGCGCTGTTGCGTAATCCGCTGATCGTGCGGGTGATGAGCGAAACCATGGCAAAGACGCGCGACCGGGACCTGCGGGCCTTCATCCACGGCCAGCACCACGCCTACTTCAGTTCCTTCGCCGACCGGGACAGCCTGCTGGAGTCCTTCACCGCGTCCGTCAGCAACCATGTGGCAGAGGTGGCCGAACGCTTGGACCTTCCGGTGCTGCTGATCGCCGGTGAAAAGGACGAAATTGCCACCCTCCCCAACCAGCACCGTCTCCTGGCCCTGCTGCCGGACGGGCAGCTGAAGGTGATTCCCGGCGTCGGCCATCTGATCCACTACGAGACCCCGGAACCGGCCGCCCGCTACATCCGCAGCTTCCTGAAGGACCACCCCGCGTGA
- a CDS encoding aldo/keto reductase: MRTSPRLSLNNGVLIDQLGFGLYKVPAADAEGLVATALAAGYRHFDTAAMYGNETGVARGISSQLGAGAGSGGSGELFPPLGREDVFVTTKVWNDHHGYDATLRAFDDSMVNLGLDYVDMYLIHWPCPRRGLFPETYRALETLYREGRVRAIGVSNFQPAHLDRLLQSAEVVPAVNQIELHPWLQQQELRSKHAELGIRTEAWSPLGRGQVLADPVIQACAAEHRRTPAQVILRWHMQLGNIAIPKASSEKRIRENLDVFNFELSERDLVAIKELDRGQRTGSHPDNVN; the protein is encoded by the coding sequence ATGAGAACCTCACCCCGGCTCAGCCTGAACAACGGCGTGCTGATAGACCAGCTCGGCTTCGGGCTCTATAAGGTGCCGGCAGCAGACGCCGAAGGCCTGGTGGCCACCGCGCTCGCCGCCGGGTACCGGCACTTCGACACAGCCGCCATGTACGGCAACGAAACCGGCGTGGCCAGGGGCATCAGTTCCCAACTGGGCGCCGGGGCCGGCAGCGGTGGTTCCGGGGAACTGTTTCCGCCGCTTGGCCGGGAAGACGTGTTCGTCACCACGAAGGTGTGGAACGACCACCACGGCTACGATGCAACCCTGCGGGCCTTCGACGACTCCATGGTCAACCTGGGCCTGGATTACGTGGACATGTACCTGATCCACTGGCCCTGCCCGCGCCGCGGCTTGTTTCCCGAAACCTACCGCGCCCTGGAAACGCTCTACCGGGAAGGCCGGGTCCGCGCCATTGGCGTCAGCAATTTCCAACCGGCGCACCTGGACCGCCTGCTGCAAAGCGCTGAAGTGGTCCCCGCCGTCAACCAGATAGAACTCCACCCCTGGCTGCAGCAGCAAGAACTGCGCAGCAAGCACGCGGAACTCGGAATCCGCACCGAAGCATGGAGCCCGCTGGGCCGCGGCCAGGTCCTTGCCGACCCCGTCATCCAGGCCTGCGCCGCCGAGCACCGCAGGACGCCCGCGCAGGTGATCCTCCGCTGGCACATGCAGCTGGGAAATATCGCCATCCCCAAGGCCAGCTCCGAAAAGCGGATTCGGGAGAACCTCGACGTCTTCAATTTCGAGCTTTCAGAGCGCGATCTGGTGGCCATCAAGGAGCTGGACCGCGGGCAGCGGACCGGCTCCCATCCGGACAACGTCAACTAG
- a CDS encoding sugar-binding transcriptional regulator → MVLSRDQDALRAAQMYYLQDLTMDAIARELRTSRSTVSRLLSSARESGLVQIQIRNPLDTGPELEGMIRRRYNLDVHVVPILGTLNEAETLDRVAMQAARTIGPVVDSNAIIGVAWGSTLSAVSRHLTRKITHDSVIVQLNGAGNMHTTGITYASDIMRRFGSAYGARVEQFPVPAFFDHAATKTAMWNERSVRRVLELQAKMSIAIFGIGSVHADYPSHVYAGGYLDEDDLNALANSDVVGDVATVFFRGDGSSDGIVLNERSTGPALAQLRQVRRRICVVSGVSKINGLRGALAARLATDLILDEATARRLVDYEGLTS, encoded by the coding sequence ATGGTACTTTCACGGGACCAGGACGCCCTCCGAGCTGCACAAATGTATTATCTGCAGGATCTGACGATGGACGCGATAGCACGTGAACTGCGCACGTCCCGGTCCACGGTTTCCCGTCTCCTGTCCTCCGCCCGGGAGTCGGGCCTGGTGCAGATCCAGATCCGCAACCCCCTGGATACCGGGCCCGAACTGGAGGGGATGATCCGGCGCCGGTACAACCTGGATGTCCATGTGGTTCCGATCCTGGGGACGCTCAATGAGGCGGAAACCCTGGACCGGGTGGCCATGCAGGCGGCGCGGACCATCGGGCCCGTGGTGGACTCCAACGCCATCATCGGCGTGGCCTGGGGATCCACCCTCAGTGCGGTGAGCAGGCACCTCACCAGGAAGATCACGCATGACAGCGTCATCGTCCAGCTCAACGGCGCCGGCAACATGCACACGACTGGTATCACCTATGCAAGCGACATCATGCGCAGGTTTGGCAGCGCGTACGGGGCAAGGGTGGAGCAGTTCCCCGTGCCGGCGTTCTTCGACCACGCTGCCACCAAGACCGCAATGTGGAATGAACGCAGTGTGCGGCGTGTCCTGGAACTGCAGGCCAAAATGAGCATCGCCATTTTCGGCATCGGTTCCGTGCACGCCGACTATCCCAGCCACGTCTACGCTGGTGGCTACCTGGACGAGGACGACCTGAACGCGCTCGCCAACTCCGACGTGGTGGGCGACGTGGCCACCGTCTTCTTCCGCGGCGACGGTTCCTCTGACGGGATCGTCCTGAACGAAAGGTCCACCGGCCCTGCACTGGCCCAGCTGCGGCAGGTCCGCCGCAGGATCTGCGTGGTGTCGGGAGTGTCCAAGATCAACGGCCTCCGCGGAGCCCTGGCGGCGCGGCTCGCCACCGATCTCATCCTTGATGAAGCCACTGCCCGACGCCTGGTCGATTACGAAGGACTGACCAGCTGA
- a CDS encoding glycerol-3-phosphate dehydrogenase/oxidase: MGPKDSSVQPTVSAPLPGAERPSVHSLRRRPHAKVLVVGGGINGVGTFRDLALQGVDVALVERGDYCQGASGASSHMIHGGIRYLENGEFRLVRESVVERNRLLKIAPHYVKPLQTTIPIFSTFSGILSAPLRFLTHKQQGKPKERGAFLIKAGLSLYDSFSRDGGTVPRHQFRTHKAALQELPALRPDVKYTATYFDASVHNPERLTLDVLQDGEKAGRAGGAQAAAQGNTARASNYLSLQSMSSAPNPGTGRGSTVRLRDELTGEEFDFTADIIVNTTGAWVDLTNESMGAASSFMGGTKGSHIVLDHPGLLDACRGREIFFEHTDGRIVLIYPMGDRVLVGTTDVDADMTEDAICTDEEIQYFFDLIGHVFPSIDVTPDDIVYTFSGVRPLPSHDATQPGFVSRDYRIERRASGANGSGVVVLSLVGGKWTTFRALAEHLTNEVLSELGVQRKVSTAQLPIGGGAGFPADDAGVQKWIKAHMGAGRDADRTAGLLTRYGTRAEAVIAYLDAEPDQPLRSTRELSVRELGFMAANEQVGHLVDVFIRRTSLAFRGLVTGELLNEVAEVLSVPLKWDAATRAAEIKHAQDVLQRFHRVEMHSLVS; encoded by the coding sequence TTGGGACCCAAGGATTCATCTGTTCAACCCACTGTCAGCGCGCCCCTTCCGGGAGCCGAACGCCCCTCGGTCCACAGCCTGCGCCGCCGTCCCCACGCCAAGGTACTGGTGGTGGGAGGTGGCATCAATGGAGTGGGCACGTTCCGTGACCTGGCACTGCAGGGCGTGGATGTCGCACTGGTGGAGCGGGGCGACTACTGCCAAGGTGCAAGCGGCGCTTCCTCGCACATGATCCACGGCGGCATCCGGTATCTCGAGAACGGTGAATTCCGCCTGGTCCGGGAGTCCGTGGTGGAACGCAACCGCCTGCTGAAGATTGCCCCGCACTACGTCAAGCCCTTGCAGACAACAATCCCCATCTTCAGCACCTTCTCCGGGATCCTGTCCGCACCGCTCCGCTTCCTGACGCACAAGCAGCAAGGCAAGCCCAAGGAACGCGGCGCGTTCCTCATCAAGGCCGGCCTCAGCCTCTACGATTCGTTCTCCCGTGACGGCGGGACCGTTCCCCGGCACCAGTTCCGCACCCACAAAGCGGCACTCCAGGAACTGCCGGCCCTCCGGCCCGACGTCAAGTACACGGCCACCTACTTCGATGCCTCCGTCCACAACCCAGAGCGGCTGACCCTCGATGTCCTGCAGGACGGCGAAAAGGCCGGCCGTGCCGGCGGTGCCCAGGCTGCCGCCCAGGGGAACACGGCCCGCGCCAGCAACTACCTTTCGCTGCAGTCCATGTCATCGGCACCCAACCCCGGAACCGGCCGTGGCAGCACCGTCCGGCTGCGCGACGAACTCACCGGGGAAGAGTTCGACTTCACAGCTGACATCATCGTCAACACCACCGGAGCGTGGGTGGACCTCACCAACGAGTCCATGGGCGCGGCATCGTCCTTCATGGGCGGCACCAAGGGCTCGCACATCGTGCTTGACCACCCCGGCCTCCTCGACGCCTGCCGCGGACGCGAGATCTTCTTCGAGCACACCGATGGCCGGATCGTCCTCATCTACCCCATGGGCGACCGCGTACTGGTGGGCACCACCGACGTCGATGCGGACATGACGGAGGACGCCATCTGCACCGATGAGGAGATCCAGTACTTCTTCGACCTCATCGGCCACGTCTTCCCCTCGATCGACGTGACGCCCGACGACATCGTCTACACCTTCTCCGGGGTGCGCCCCCTGCCAAGCCACGACGCCACCCAGCCCGGCTTCGTCTCCCGCGACTACCGCATCGAACGGCGGGCCTCCGGCGCCAACGGAAGCGGCGTTGTCGTCCTGAGCCTGGTGGGCGGCAAGTGGACCACCTTCCGTGCCCTCGCCGAACACCTGACCAACGAGGTCCTCTCCGAACTCGGCGTCCAGCGCAAGGTGTCGACGGCGCAGCTCCCCATCGGCGGTGGCGCCGGCTTCCCGGCCGATGACGCCGGCGTGCAGAAATGGATCAAGGCACACATGGGCGCCGGCCGCGACGCAGACCGCACAGCCGGGCTGCTGACCCGCTACGGGACCCGCGCCGAAGCCGTGATCGCTTACCTCGACGCGGAACCCGACCAGCCACTGCGCTCCACCCGCGAACTAAGTGTCCGTGAACTCGGGTTCATGGCGGCAAACGAGCAGGTGGGGCACCTCGTGGATGTATTCATCCGGCGGACCTCCCTGGCCTTCCGCGGGCTGGTCACCGGAGAACTTCTCAACGAAGTGGCGGAGGTGCTGTCCGTCCCGCTCAAGTGGGACGCTGCAACCCGCGCCGCTGAGATCAAGCACGCCCAGGACGTGCTGCAGCGTTTCCACCGCGTGGAAATGCACAGCCTGGTCTCCTAA
- a CDS encoding MIP/aquaporin family protein gives MSLGIVFLSEVFGTGMLTLLGCGVVANVALRGTKGNNGGFLMVTWGWGIAVFAGVFVAAKSGAHLNPAVTLGLLLNGKAEYAPGVTVDFASTLTYFGGEMVGAFLGAVVCWLAYKQHFDDEPEPAGKLGVFSTGPAIRTSSWNLITEIIGTFVLVFVILTFGGTPSGLGPLAVALLVVGIGVSLGGPTGYAINPARDLGPRIAHAVLPIHGKGSSDWAYSWIPVVGPLVGGALGGLVARIVPIIVTAAA, from the coding sequence ATGTCTCTAGGAATAGTCTTCCTCTCCGAAGTCTTTGGCACGGGCATGCTGACCCTGTTGGGTTGCGGCGTCGTTGCCAACGTGGCTTTGCGGGGGACAAAGGGCAACAACGGCGGTTTCCTGATGGTCACATGGGGGTGGGGAATCGCCGTCTTCGCGGGTGTCTTCGTCGCCGCCAAGTCGGGCGCGCACCTCAACCCCGCCGTTACGCTCGGCCTGCTGCTCAATGGCAAGGCTGAATACGCCCCGGGCGTCACCGTGGACTTCGCCTCCACCCTCACCTACTTCGGTGGCGAGATGGTGGGCGCCTTCCTCGGCGCGGTGGTCTGCTGGCTGGCATACAAGCAGCACTTTGATGACGAACCCGAGCCCGCCGGCAAGCTCGGCGTCTTCTCCACCGGGCCCGCCATCCGCACCAGCAGCTGGAACCTGATTACCGAGATCATCGGCACCTTCGTGCTGGTGTTCGTGATCCTCACTTTCGGCGGCACCCCCTCCGGCCTTGGACCGCTCGCCGTCGCCCTGTTGGTGGTCGGCATCGGTGTTTCCCTTGGCGGCCCCACCGGCTACGCCATCAACCCTGCCCGTGACCTTGGCCCCCGCATCGCCCACGCGGTGCTTCCCATCCATGGCAAGGGCTCCAGCGACTGGGCATACTCCTGGATCCCGGTCGTCGGACCGCTGGTCGGCGGCGCGCTCGGCGGTCTGGTGGCCCGCATCGTTCCCATCATCGTCACGGCTGCTGCCTGA
- the glpK gene encoding glycerol kinase GlpK, whose product MNQYVIAIDQGTTSTRAIIFDHSGAIVSSGQMEHEQIFPQAGWVEHDATEIWNNTREVIGSALSKANLTRHDIAAVGITNQRETAVVWDKTTGKPVYNAIVWQDTRTQDIVDQLAKDGGADRFKQKVGLPLATYFSGTKIKWILDNVDGAREKAEAGDLVFGNTDAWVLWNLTGGVDGGVHVTDVTNASRTLFMDLETLQWDDEILGIFGVPRSMMPEIKSSSEVYGTVHSSQLLRETPVAGILGDQQAATFGQAAFDTGEAKNTYGTGCFLIFNTGEEIVHSKNGLLTTVGYKLGDAKPHYALEGSIAVTGSLVQWLRDNLGMISSAPEVETLAASVKDNGGVYIVPAFSGLFAPYWRSDARGAIVGLTRFVNKNHIARAALEATAFQTREVLDAVNADSGVPLSELKVDGGMVANDALMQFQADILGVPVIRPKVIETTALGAAYAAGLAVGFWKDLGECSANWSEDKRWEPQMDQAEQERQMRLWKKAVTKSMDWVDEDVK is encoded by the coding sequence ATGAACCAGTACGTAATCGCCATCGACCAGGGCACCACCAGCACGCGCGCCATCATCTTCGACCACAGCGGCGCCATTGTCTCCAGCGGACAGATGGAACACGAGCAGATCTTCCCGCAGGCCGGCTGGGTGGAACATGACGCCACGGAAATCTGGAACAACACCCGTGAGGTCATTGGCTCGGCCCTCTCCAAGGCGAACCTGACGCGGCACGATATTGCCGCCGTCGGCATTACCAACCAGCGTGAAACCGCCGTGGTGTGGGACAAGACCACGGGCAAGCCCGTGTACAACGCCATCGTCTGGCAGGACACCCGCACCCAGGACATCGTGGACCAGCTGGCGAAGGACGGCGGGGCAGACCGCTTCAAACAAAAGGTCGGCCTGCCCCTGGCCACGTACTTCTCCGGCACCAAGATCAAATGGATCCTGGACAACGTTGACGGCGCCAGGGAAAAGGCCGAGGCGGGGGACCTGGTCTTCGGCAACACCGACGCATGGGTCCTCTGGAACCTGACCGGCGGTGTTGACGGCGGCGTCCACGTCACCGACGTCACCAACGCGTCCCGCACCCTGTTCATGGACCTCGAAACCCTGCAGTGGGATGACGAGATCCTGGGCATCTTTGGCGTACCCCGCAGCATGATGCCGGAGATCAAGTCCTCCTCCGAGGTGTACGGCACCGTCCACAGCTCGCAGCTGCTCCGCGAGACACCGGTTGCAGGCATCCTGGGCGACCAGCAGGCCGCAACATTCGGGCAGGCCGCTTTCGATACCGGCGAAGCGAAGAACACCTACGGCACAGGCTGCTTCCTGATCTTCAACACGGGCGAGGAGATCGTCCACTCGAAGAACGGGCTCCTCACCACCGTGGGTTACAAGCTGGGCGACGCCAAACCGCACTACGCGCTGGAAGGCTCCATTGCCGTCACCGGGTCCTTGGTGCAGTGGCTTCGCGACAACCTGGGCATGATCAGCAGCGCCCCGGAGGTCGAGACCCTGGCGGCGTCCGTCAAGGACAACGGCGGCGTGTACATCGTCCCGGCCTTCTCCGGCCTCTTCGCTCCGTACTGGCGCTCCGACGCCCGCGGCGCGATCGTCGGCCTCACCCGGTTCGTCAACAAGAACCACATTGCCCGGGCGGCGCTGGAAGCCACCGCGTTCCAGACCCGCGAGGTACTGGATGCAGTGAACGCGGACTCCGGCGTGCCGCTGAGCGAGTTGAAGGTCGACGGCGGCATGGTGGCCAACGACGCCCTCATGCAGTTCCAGGCGGACATCCTTGGCGTCCCGGTGATCCGCCCCAAGGTCATTGAGACCACGGCGCTGGGTGCCGCCTACGCGGCAGGCCTGGCCGTAGGGTTCTGGAAGGACCTGGGCGAGTGCTCGGCCAACTGGTCCGAGGACAAGCGCTGGGAACCGCAGATGGACCAGGCCGAGCAGGAACGCCAGATGCGGCTCTGGAAGAAGGCGGTCACCAAATCCATGGATTGGGTCGACGAGGACGTGAAGTAG
- the leuS gene encoding leucine--tRNA ligase → MGVQPETETGTATTVSAEPEEGTYSFTAMEAKWPQVWEDLKVFTPVDDGSRERRYVLDMFPYPSGDLHMGHAEAFAMGDVVARYLRQQGYDVLHPIGWDSFGLPAENAAIKRNAHPSEWTYANIDTQAASFKRYAISADWSRRLHTSDPEYYRWTQWLFKRFYERGLAYRKNSPVNWCPKDQTVLANEQVVNGACERCGTTVTKKSLNQWYFKITDYADRLLDDMDELRGHWPERVLAMQKNWIGRSEGAHVNFVIEADGGKPAKEVTVFTTRPDTLYGATFFVVAADAPLAVELVTEEHAAALDEYRERVKALSEIERQSTEREKTGVFTGRYAVNPLNGEKLPVWAADYVLADYGTGAIMAVPAHDQRDLDFARAFDLPVRAVLDTGEEDPAISGTATAGEGTLINSGELDGLPKAEAIPAAIAMLEQQGTGEKFVNFRLRDWLLSRQRFWGTPIPIIHCPSCGEVPVPDEQLPVTLPSDLRGEDLAPKGTSPLAAAESWVNVECPTCHGPAKRDTDTMDTFVDSSWYFLRFVSPHYTEGPFDPQKINDWMPVGQYVGGVEHAILHLLYARFFTKVIHDLGMLDADEPFSALLNQGQVLNGGKAMSKSLGNGVDLGEQLDKYGVDAVRLTMVFASPPEDDVDWADVSPSGSAKFLARAWRLAKDVTSAPGVDFAGGDRGLRSVTHRTIADAAELLDANKFNVVVAKLMELVNATRKAIDSGAGAADPAVREAAEAVAVILSLFAPYTAEDMWNLLGHPASVANAGWPAHDPALLVQDTVTAVVQVQGKVRDRLEVSPDVSEDQLRALALASENVQRAMDGRGIRTVIVRAPKLVNIVPA, encoded by the coding sequence GTGGGCGTTCAGCCGGAGACAGAGACCGGAACAGCAACAACAGTATCGGCGGAGCCTGAAGAGGGCACCTACAGTTTTACCGCCATGGAGGCCAAGTGGCCGCAGGTGTGGGAAGACCTCAAGGTCTTCACCCCGGTGGACGACGGGTCCCGCGAGCGCCGCTACGTGCTGGACATGTTCCCGTACCCGTCGGGCGACCTGCACATGGGCCACGCCGAAGCGTTTGCCATGGGTGACGTGGTGGCCCGGTACCTGCGCCAGCAGGGCTACGACGTGCTGCACCCAATCGGCTGGGATTCCTTCGGCCTGCCCGCGGAAAACGCGGCCATCAAGCGCAACGCCCACCCCAGCGAGTGGACCTACGCCAACATCGACACCCAGGCGGCGTCCTTTAAGCGGTACGCCATCTCCGCCGACTGGTCGCGACGCCTCCACACCTCGGACCCCGAGTACTACCGCTGGACCCAGTGGCTGTTCAAGCGCTTCTATGAGCGCGGCCTGGCTTACCGGAAGAACTCACCGGTGAACTGGTGCCCCAAGGACCAGACCGTCCTGGCCAACGAGCAGGTTGTCAACGGCGCCTGCGAGCGCTGCGGAACCACCGTCACCAAGAAGTCGCTGAACCAGTGGTACTTCAAAATCACCGATTACGCCGACCGCCTGCTGGACGACATGGACGAGCTGCGCGGCCACTGGCCCGAGCGCGTCCTGGCCATGCAGAAGAACTGGATCGGCCGGTCCGAGGGTGCGCACGTCAACTTCGTGATCGAGGCCGACGGCGGCAAGCCCGCCAAGGAGGTGACGGTCTTCACCACCCGCCCGGACACCCTCTACGGGGCAACGTTCTTCGTGGTGGCAGCCGACGCGCCGCTCGCCGTCGAACTCGTCACCGAAGAGCACGCCGCCGCCCTGGACGAATACCGCGAACGGGTCAAGGCGCTCTCCGAGATCGAACGCCAGTCCACCGAGCGGGAGAAGACCGGCGTCTTCACCGGCCGCTACGCCGTCAACCCGTTGAACGGGGAGAAGCTGCCCGTCTGGGCAGCCGACTACGTCCTGGCCGATTACGGCACGGGTGCCATCATGGCCGTCCCCGCCCACGACCAGCGGGACCTCGACTTCGCCCGTGCTTTCGACCTGCCCGTCCGCGCCGTCCTGGACACCGGCGAAGAGGATCCCGCAATCTCCGGAACCGCCACCGCGGGGGAGGGCACCCTGATCAACTCCGGCGAGCTGGACGGCCTGCCCAAGGCTGAGGCCATTCCGGCCGCCATCGCCATGCTGGAGCAGCAGGGCACCGGCGAGAAGTTCGTGAACTTCCGGCTCCGCGACTGGCTGCTGAGCCGCCAGCGGTTCTGGGGCACCCCTATCCCCATCATCCACTGCCCGTCCTGCGGGGAAGTGCCGGTTCCGGACGAGCAGCTGCCGGTCACCCTGCCCTCGGATCTGCGCGGTGAGGACCTGGCACCCAAAGGCACCTCGCCGCTGGCCGCGGCCGAGTCCTGGGTCAACGTGGAATGCCCCACCTGCCACGGCCCCGCCAAGCGGGACACCGACACCATGGACACGTTCGTCGACTCCTCCTGGTACTTCCTGCGTTTCGTTTCGCCGCACTACACCGAGGGCCCGTTCGATCCGCAGAAGATCAACGACTGGATGCCAGTGGGCCAGTACGTGGGCGGCGTGGAGCACGCCATCCTCCACCTCCTGTACGCGCGCTTCTTCACTAAGGTCATCCACGACCTGGGCATGCTCGATGCGGACGAGCCGTTCAGTGCACTGTTGAACCAGGGCCAGGTGCTCAACGGCGGCAAGGCCATGAGCAAGTCGCTGGGCAACGGTGTTGACCTCGGCGAACAGCTGGACAAATACGGTGTGGACGCTGTCCGCCTGACCATGGTGTTCGCGTCCCCGCCCGAGGATGACGTGGACTGGGCCGACGTCTCGCCGTCCGGCTCCGCCAAGTTCCTGGCCCGCGCCTGGCGCCTGGCCAAGGACGTCACCAGCGCACCCGGCGTGGACTTCGCCGGCGGCGACCGGGGGCTGCGTTCGGTCACGCACCGCACCATCGCCGACGCCGCGGAGCTGCTGGACGCCAACAAGTTCAACGTGGTGGTGGCCAAGCTGATGGAACTGGTCAACGCCACCCGCAAAGCGATCGACTCCGGGGCGGGGGCAGCTGACCCTGCAGTCCGCGAAGCCGCCGAGGCGGTCGCCGTGATCCTCAGCCTCTTCGCCCCGTACACGGCTGAGGACATGTGGAACCTGCTGGGCCACCCCGCCTCCGTTGCCAATGCCGGCTGGCCCGCGCACGATCCCGCCCTCCTTGTCCAGGACACGGTCACTGCCGTCGTCCAGGTGCAGGGCAAGGTCCGCGACCGTCTGGAGGTGTCCCCGGACGTTTCCGAGGACCAGCTGCGCGCGCTGGCGTTGGCGTCGGAGAACGTCCAGCGCGCCATGGACGGCCGGGGCATCCGCACTGTGATCGTCCGTGCGCCTAAGCTGGTGAACATCGTTCCGGCCTAG